The DNA sequence TTTTTGAGCGCTTCCAGCGCATGGATGGCGGCGAGCAGTTCCATCCGGTTATTGGTCGTTTTTTTTGTGTAACCGGAAAGCTCCTTCTCATGTTCGCCATAGCGGAGTATGGCGCCCCACCCGCCGGGACCGGGATTGCCGGAGCAGGCGCCGTCGGTGAAAATCTCTATTTTTTTATTTTTTGAATCAGTCATGGATATTTTTTATAGTTCCCGCAATATAACAAGAATGTCAGCGATAGTAAATGAATAAGCGTTATCAGTGTCGGCAGTATAGACAAAGGAAAGGTGTCTCTGATAAAATGCACCCCTTATTTATTAAAGAGAAGGAGAAAAATAGCATGCCCCAAACATCACTTCACCATGACAACCTGCAAGAATACTACGGCAAGGTGCTTCAGCACCAGGACGACTTGAAAACAGGCGCCTGCTGTACGGAAGAGGCCATTCCCGATGAGATGAAAAGGCTCATTAATAATATTGATGATGAAATTATTGCCCGTTTTTACGGCTGCGGGTCACCCATACCGGCTGAACTGGAAGGGCGGGTCGTTCTTGACCTTGGCTGCGGAACGGGCAGGGATGCTTACATATTATCTCAGCTTGTCGGTAAAGAGGGCTTTGTTATCGGTGTCGATATTACTGACGAGCAACTGGCCGTAGCACGCAAACACTGTGACGGGCAGATGAGGCGCTTTGGTTATGACAAGCCCAATGTGGAATTTAAGAAAGGTTTTATCGAAGATCTTCAATCTCTCGGCATTAAAGATAATTCTGTCGATGTGGTTATTTCAAACTGCGTTATCAATCTGTCCCCTGATAAAAAGTCGGTATTTTCAGAGATTTTTAGAGTACTCAAGCCGGGGGGCGAACTTTACTTTTCAGACGTCTTTGCAGGGAGAAGGATTCCGGAAGAACTGATCGACGACCAGGTACTGCACGGCGAATGCCTTTCAGGGGCCATGTATATTGAAGATTTCAGGCGCATGCTGAGAGAAACAGGCTGTGCCGATTACCGGACTGTTTCCAGCAGGAGGATCGGCATCGATGATCCCCGGGTTTATGAGAAGATCGGCATGATCGATTTCTATTCCATCACCGTAAGGGCTTTCAAACTGGAAGGGATGGAAGATATCTGTGAAGATTACGGACAGACGGCAACCTATCTGGGCACCATTCCCGGCTATCCTCATTTTTATGAACTCGATGACCACCACAAATTTATTACAGGCAAGCCCATGCTTGTTTGCGGTAATACGGCAGGCATGGTAGGGGACTCAAGGCTGGGCAAGCATTTCAGGGTGACGGGAAACCGCTCCGTTCATTATGGCCCTTTCGAGTGCGCGCCGGCCCCTGCTGCTGCAACGGAAGAGGGTGATTCTTCACCGGCAGTATCTTGTTGTTAACAGCTTGAGGGAATCCTTGACAAATAAAGGAAAATAGCTATTATAGACACTTTGCCGGAGTGGTGAAACTGGTAGACGCACTGGACTCAAAATCCAGCGGGGGCAACTCCATGTCGGTTCGATTCCGACCTCCGGCACCAATCATAAACCCCTGAAATCATTAATGA is a window from the Deltaproteobacteria bacterium genome containing:
- a CDS encoding methyltransferase domain-containing protein, whose product is MPQTSLHHDNLQEYYGKVLQHQDDLKTGACCTEEAIPDEMKRLINNIDDEIIARFYGCGSPIPAELEGRVVLDLGCGTGRDAYILSQLVGKEGFVIGVDITDEQLAVARKHCDGQMRRFGYDKPNVEFKKGFIEDLQSLGIKDNSVDVVISNCVINLSPDKKSVFSEIFRVLKPGGELYFSDVFAGRRIPEELIDDQVLHGECLSGAMYIEDFRRMLRETGCADYRTVSSRRIGIDDPRVYEKIGMIDFYSITVRAFKLEGMEDICEDYGQTATYLGTIPGYPHFYELDDHHKFITGKPMLVCGNTAGMVGDSRLGKHFRVTGNRSVHYGPFECAPAPAAATEEGDSSPAVSCC